One part of the Remersonia thermophila strain ATCC 22073 chromosome 7, whole genome shotgun sequence genome encodes these proteins:
- a CDS encoding mitochondrial 37S ribosomal protein bS18m, giving the protein MSSQRWLSSAARQCQTALAAAQRQQAPALSRAAAFSTSAPVADFRNLNTPNTTTSAAAAANSPSSASSASSASPTSPPGSPLPFTRPSRRVRTGSLARSANEALRDMLSEASERNASLGPLSAEERRRALGQFGPGSVGGGSPTARAVAENAQKAAASDAYLRQMGRRWEVGEVYSPRDLEPAEMQKWRKRGSPAGDVVDLLGFNPVDNYKNFALVSEFITPMGRIKHSSLTGLRPVNQRKVAKMVRRAIGLGLYPSVHKHPQILRLSHQTPAMSVPQSSNPSQNKL; this is encoded by the exons ATGTCGTCCCAGCGCTGGCTTtcgtcggccgcgcgccAATGCCAgacggccctggccgccgcacAACGACAGCAAGCTCCCGccttgtcgagggccgccgccttctcaacctcggcgcccgtggccgaCT TCCGCAACCTCAACAcccccaacaccaccacctccgccgccgccgccgccaactctccctcctccgcctcctccgcctcctccgcctctccaACATCCCCTCCGggcagccccctccccttcacccgcccgagccgccgcgtccgcacGGGCTCCCTCGCGCGCAGCGCCAACGAGGCCCTGCGGGACATGCTCTCGGAGGCGTCGGAGCGCAACGCCAGCCTGGGCCCGctgtcggccgaggagcggcggcgggcgctgggCCAGTTCGGCCCCGGgtccgtcggcggcggcagcccgacggcgcgggccgtggccgagaacGCCCAAaaggcggccgcgtcggacGCGTACCTGCGCCAGATGGGCCGCCGCtgggaggtcggcgaggtgtACTCGCCGCGGGAcctcgagccggccgagatgcAAAAGTGGAGGAAGCGCGGGAGCCCCGCGGGGGACGTGGTCGACCTGTTGGGGTTCAACCCGGTGGATAACTACAAG aacTTTGCCCTCGTCTCCGAGTTCATCACGCCCATGGGCCGCATCAAGCACTCGTCTCTCACCGGCCTGCGGCCCGTCAACCAGCGAAAGGTGGCCAAGATGGTGCGCCGCGCCATCGGGTTGGGGTTGTATCCCAGCGTGCACAAGCACCCGCAGATCCTGCGCCTGAGCCACCAGACCCCCGCCATGTCGGTGCCTCAGTCGTCGAATCCTTCCCAGAATAAGCTGTAG